The genomic region ACGTCGGAGGGCTTTCCGAATGAACGAAGAGGGGTATTCTTCAGCAACCGTTGAATTGCTGGCGTCGGCGTTTCCTTGATCATTCGGCTCTCGATGACGCCGGGGGAAACAACATTGCAGGTCACGCCGAATCTCCCCAGTTCCACGGCGATGACCCTGCACATCCCCTCCATTCCGGCCTTTGCAGCCGCATAGCTGAGCTGGCCGGGATTACCCTTCGTCGCGGATACCGAGCCGATCATGACGATGCGGCCATCACCCACGACCATCAAGGACTTGGAAAGCGCCCTCACGAAATTGAAAGCACCCGTGAGATTCGTCTGGATCACCGCATTCCATGCTTCATCGGAGATCAGCGAAATGGATCCGTCCTTCACGATACCCGCGCAGTAGACGAGGTCGGGTGCGCCTTGGAAATCGCGTTCGACCGCCTGCACCAAACGCGCGACATCCGCGCTGTCGCATACATCGACACCGTACCAGCGGACATTCTCGTCGTCCTGAGGCACATGCTCGGATGGACGGGACCTGGGGGAATGCGTCAGCGCTACGCGACGCCCGCTTTTCAACAGATGGGCGGCGATTTCCTCCCCGATATTTCCGCTTGCTCCAACCACCAGGCAAGGACGCTTCGACATTGACTTCTCCCTGTTTTTTACGTGTTTCCAACATGCATCGCCCGATCGGGAGATGCTGACCGAAACTTCGGTTCGACGCCTATCCTGCTTTTTTGCGCAAGCGATGCCGTCCATGCATCGGGAGCGGCAACATCCCCATCTCGAACAATGCTTGATCTGCTTTCAACCGGCAGCCCAACCACTTCGACGTGTGCGCCCCCGCACCGTCCGCTCGACTACAATTCATCAGTTGTGTGACATCTGCGCTACCGGGCGCGCGGACGGCATGCCTGGGACTTCTATTGTCCCGGGCAAACATGATCGGATGGATGGAGTCGGGAAAATTACAAAGCCATGACACATCGTCCATTTCGAATGGACGAGTTGCTGTTCATTCCCGGGTATGTCCGCTTGCTCCAGCAATCATGCAAGGACGATCAGATTTGAGGCTTCTCCTTTTCCTGTTCATTCCGTTCCGGCTCCGTCCGCGGTGGAACTTGAGCCATCAATGCTTCGGCGCCGCAAAAGAGCCAAGCGCCCGTCTTCAGCCTACTGCCGTGCAGCACTGCCGAAGAGGCGACAATCACCGATATTCAATAACAGCTGCGGAGGTATCGCACGATCGCACTCGACGCGACGATTACCGGTTTCCACGACGATTTCCATATTCATTCCATCGCACATGCAGACTTCATCCAATTCGGGCATTCCAGCCCCCTTATATCGCTGCGCATAGATATCGAACGCATTGCCAGGCGAATGGTTGACCGTCGATAACCTGGATCCCCATTTCGCGGCCAAGAATCTCGCTGGACATCCAATCGGTGATTGCCAGCGGGCATATCACGATCACAGCCGAGTTCAGATACCTTAATACAGACTATAAGGGTGAAAATCCATGATTGCAAATAATATGGCCTGGTATTCGTCGAGCGACGATTCGGCAGCACCAATGATCTGCGTTCGCGAACAGCGGAGGGTTTCAAAGGAATCATTCGCCGAATGCCTGATTCCGAGGCGAATTGCGGCTTGCGCACCATGGATCAAGGCAATTATTGCTGCTGATGCTGATTTCGATTCTGATTCTGCCGATCAGCTTCTGCCGATCAGCTTCTGCCGGTCTGCTGCCGGGACGGCATTAGCCCCGGAAGACGGTCCAGATCGATTTTCATCTGGAAATCACGCACGGAATCATCGATGGGACGAAAGGCCAATTGTCATTCCACGATAATCCCGAAGTGCCGCCTATTTCAATGCGGCATTTCCGGTGGCCGGTCCAACGCGGTGCCTTACTCGAAACTCCCCACGGAATCGAACGCGAGATTATCGAACCGCGTGTACTCGCCGAAGAACTTGAGCTTGAAGGAACCGGTCGGGCCGTTACGCTGTTTGCCGATGATGATCTCGGCCAGGCCCTTGTCCGGTGAATTTTCCTTGTTGTAGTAATCGTCGCGGTAGATGAAGACGATCATGTCGGCGTCCTGCTCGATAGCGCCGGATTCGCGAAGGTCGGCCATCACCGGACGTTTGTCGGCGCGCGTTTCCAGCGAACGATTGAGCTGCGAGAGCGCGATGACGGGAACATTGAGTTCCTTCGCCAATCCTTTCAGCGAGCGCGAGATTTCCGAGATCTCCGTCGCACGGTTTTCGCTGTTGCCGGGTACCGCCATCAACTGCAGATAATCGATGACGATCAGGCCCAGGCCGTGTTCGCGTTTCAGACGTCGCGCCTTCGCGCGCAGGCCTTCGGGCGAAAGACCCGGGGTGTCGTCGATGAATATCTTGGTTTCCTTGATCATGCGGATCGCGCTGCTGACCCGGCTCCAGTCTTCGTCTTCGAGCTGGCCGGTCCGCAAACGGGTGGCGTTGACGCGGCCGTTGGCCGAGATCAGGCGCAGCGCCAGCTGCGAAGCCGACATTTCCATCGAAAATACCGCGACCGGTTTTTTGGTCTTGATCGCGGCGTGCTCGGCGATGTTCAGCGCGAGCGTGGTCTTGCCCATCGCCGGACGCGCGGCGAGGATCACCAGATCGGTCGGCTGCAGGCCGGCGGTCATTTCATCGAACTCGGTATAGCCGGTCGGCAGGCCGGTGACGCTGCCGCCATTCTGGTAGCGGGTCTGCAGCACGTCGAAGGCTTCGGCCATCGCCTTGTTGATCGCGACGAAATCCGTGCGCCCCTGCGAACGGGCTTCGGAGATCGCGAACACGTCCTTTTCGGCCTTGGACAGGATCTCGTCGCTGTCACGGCCGTCCGGCTGGAAGGCGTCGTTGACGATGCCGGTGCCGGCATCGATCAGCTGGCGCAGGATCGCTTTGTCGCGGACGATTTCGGCGTAGGCGGTGATGTTGGCGGCCGAAGGCGTGGTGCTGGCCAATTCGACCAGATACGCGCCGCCAGCAACCTGCTCGGACAATCCCTGCGACTCGAACCATTCGCCCAAGGTGACCGCGTCGTAGGGCCGGCTCTTTTCCGCCAGTTCGCGGATCGCGCGATAGATCAGCTGGTGATCGCGGCGGTAGAAGTCCTCTTCATTGAGGCGATCGGCGATGCGATCGAAGGCGTCCGGTGCCAACATCAGGCCGCCGATGACTGCCTGCTCGGCGTCGATCGACTGCGGCGGGATACGCAACTGCTCCACGCGGCTGTCGCCGAAGGTGTCGCGGCGGCGGTTGTCGCCGTAGGCATTGGGGCGGAAAGCCATGGGAATGTCGTGCTCCGGGGTGCTGCGTCGGCAAGAAGTGCTATCGGCCATCGTATGCGCCCGCCCTGTGGGTTCGCGATGCAACAACCTGTGGATAAGTCCGATTTCTTACCCGGCTCCCGTCTCACGGGCCGCGACGGGACGATGCCGCAAACAAAACGGGCGCCTTGCGGCGCCCGTTCAGTCGAAACCAGGACATTGCGATTACGCGGCTTCCGGCTCGATGACGACCTTGACCGTGACTTCGACATCGGCATGCAGGTGCACGAGGACATCATGCTCGCCGGTGTGGCGCAGCGCGCCTTCGCCCATGACCACTTCGGACTTGTTGACCTTGTGGCCGGCGGCGGTGAGGGCTTCGGCGATATCGCGCGGGCCGACCGAACCGTACAGCTTGCCTTCGGTGGAAGCGTTGGCCTTGATCGTGACGCTGACGCCATCGAGCTGGCCGCGACGCGATTCGGCGCCGTCGGACAGCGACTTGGCCTTGGCTTCGTAGTCGGCGCGCTTGGCTTCGAACATCGCGACGTTGGCGGCGGTGGCCGGCACGGCCTTGCCCTGCGGTACGAGATAGTTGCGGCCATAGCCGGGTTTGACGTCGACCTGGTCGCCCAGGCCGCCGAGGTTCACGACTTTCTGCAGGAGAATCAGTTTCATGGGTGGTTCCGTATTCGTTAGCGGTGGGCGCCGTGAATGCAGCGCGCGCCGCAGCGGGTGGCTGTCCGAATGACAGTGTGTTTAATGACAGTGTGTTTAATGACAGCGTGCTTGATGACAGCGTGCTTCGTTGCGGGCCGCGACGCCGTCGGGCGCACGGCCGCAAGGATCACACGTTGTGGTTGTCGGTGTACGGGATCAACGCGAGGAAGCGTGCACGCTTGACGGCGGTCGCCAGCTGGCGCTGGTACTTCGACTTGGTGCCGGTGATGCGGCTCGGCACGATCTTGCCGTTCTCGGTGAGGTTCTGGCGCAGGGTGTTGAGATCCTTGTAGTCGATCTCTTTCACGCCTTCGGCGGTGAACTTGCAGAACTTGCGGCGGCGGAAGAACTTGGACATGGGTGGTCTCCTCAGACTTCGACGGAATCGGCGGAATCGGCAATGTCGTCGCTGTCGGCAATGCCGATGGCGCCATCATCGTCGCGGCGGCGGCGATCGCCCTTGTCCGCTTTGTCCTTGTCGTCCTTGTTCTTCATGATCAGGGACTGCTCGGTATCCGGGCCGTCGCGCTTGATCACGAGGTGACGCAGGATGGCGTCGTTGAAACGGAAGGTGTCGACCAGTTCGTTGAGAACTTCGAGACCGATCTCGATGTTCATCATGACGTAATGGGCTTTGACCAGATTCTGGATGGGATAGGCGAGCTGACGGCGGCCCCAGTCTTCGAGACGGTGGATCGTGCCGCTGCCGGATTCGACGAGCGATTTGTAGCGCTCGATCATTGCCGGCACCTGTTCGCTCTGGTCCGGGTGGACCATGAAGACGACTTCGTAATGACGCATGGTAGTGTCCTTGTGGATATCGACAGGCGGAATTGCCCATCGAAAGCCCCCGCGACGCCGGATCAGCAGATCGATACCGGTGACGGTAGGGCAAGGTCCTCCGCCGAGGGCGGAAGAGCCGGAAAGTATGGCAGTTCAAGCACTTGGACGCAAATCCAGAGGTCCCGACGCAGGAGGGATGCCCGCGGCGACGGATTCCGGGATAGTGGCGACCTTCACCAAGCCCAGCCCAGGCCACGCCCCATGCCCGCATCGATTCCGACATCGCACATCTCCCGGCCGCGGGCTGCCCGCTGGATCGGGTTCGCGCTGGCGCTTGCCTGCGGTTCGGCATTCCCGCGTCGACCGGGACGGCCGCCCCTCCCGTCGGACCGAACCCGCCCTGCCCACCCAGCTCGCGGATCTCGACGCTTACGTCGAATCCGTGCGCAAGACCTTCCAGGTGCCGGGGATTGCGGTGGCGGTGGTCAAGGACGGCGAGATCGTACTGGAGCGCGGCTGGGGCGAGCGCGAACGGGGCAAGGCACCGGTCGACGCCCACACCCTCTTCGCCATCGCATCCAATACCAAGGCATTCACGGCTGCGGCCCTGAACATGCTGGCCGAGGACGGCAAGCTGAGCATGGACGACCGGGTGATCGAGCATCTGCCGTGGTTCCAGATGGCCGACCCCTACGTGACCCGCGAAATGCGCATCCGCGACCTGCTGGCGCACCGCAGTGGCCTGGGGCTGGGCGCAGGCGACCTGCTCTACTGGCCCACCACCACCTACACCGGCGAAGAGGTGGCCCGCCGCCTGCGTCATGTGCCGCTGACCGGCTCGTTCCGCGATCGCTACGCCTACGACAATATCCTGTATGGCGTGGCGCAACTGGTGGTGGAACAGGTCAGCGGGCAATCGTACGAGGCCTTCCTGCGGGCCCGGATCTTCGTCCCGCTGGGCATGGCCGGGACCCGCTACAACAGCGATGCGCTGAAACCCGGCGACAACGTGGCGACCGGTTATGCGCTTGCCGATTCCAGGGATCTGCAGCCCGCTCCGCGATTGTCGTGGTACAACGTCTCCGGCGCGGGCGGCATCTACGCCAGCGCGCACGATATGGCTCGATGGATGCGCCTGCAGCTTGCCGGTGGCACCTACCGCGATGCGCATGGCGTCGATCATCGCGTGTTCACGGAGAAGACCCAGCAGCAGATGTGGTCGGCGATCACGCCGATGCCGGTGCCGCAGCCGTCGGTGCCCGAGTTGCAGCCGGCGATGCCGAATTTCGTCGCCTACGGTCAGGGCTGGGTGCTGTCCGATTACCGTGGGAGCAAACTGGTCTGGCACACCGGTGGCTGGCCGGGCATGGTGTCGCGGTTGACCCTGGTGCCGGACCACAAGCTCGGCGTGATCGTGCTGACCAACGCCGAACTCGGCGGCGCCTTCCACGCCATCACCCTGCGCGTGCTCGACGCATACCTCGATGCGCCGAAGACGGACTGGAACGCGGCCTACGGCGCAGCGCTGGCGAAATCGCGCGAAAAAGCCGATGCAAGCTGGGCCGCGCACCAAGCGGCCCGGGTCGAAAACTCACGCCCTTCGCTGCCGCTCGCGGGTTATGCCGGCACGTACCGCGACCCGTGGTACGGCGATGTCTCGATTCTCCGCGAAGGCGATGCGCTGAGGATGACATTCTCGCGCACGCCATCCTTGACCGGCACGCTCAGCCACTGGCAGCACGACACGTTCATCGTGCGCTGGGACGAGCGCTGGCTCAACGCGGATGCCTTCGTGAACTTCTCGCTGGACGTCGACGGCAAGGTCCGCGAAGCCGGGATGCAGGCGATCTCGCCGAACACCGATTTCAGCTTCGATTTCCAGGATCTGGTGCTGAAGCCGGTGCGGTAGAACCTATCCTCGTGGGAGCGGCGGAAGCCGCGACAGCAAGCGGAAAGAAAAATTGGCCGCACGTCATCGCGGCTTCCGCCGCTCCCACAGCATCCTCATCGACGCGCGGCGATCCACGCATCGATATGTCGCTCGAGCGTTTCCAGCGGCACGGAACCGGTCTCCAGCACGGCGTCGTTGAAGTCGCGCAGGTCGAACTTCGGACCCAGCGCCTGCTCGGCGCGCGCGCGCAGCCCGGACATCTTCAGTTGGCCGATCTTGTAGGCCAGCGCCTGCCCCGGCGTGCCGATGTAGCGGTCGATCTCGTTGACGATGTCCTGGTCGGTCTTCGGCGCGTTGTCCTTGAAGTATGCGATCGACTGCTCGCGGCTCCAGCCCTTGGCGTGCATGCCGGTGTCCACCACCAGCCGCACCGCGCGCCACATTTCGTAGGCGAGCTGACCCATGCGGTCGTAGGGATCGTCGTACAAACCCATTTCATGGCCGAGCTGTTCGGCATACAGGCCCCATCCCTCGCCGTAGGCGACGAAATACGCGGTACGGCGGAACATCGGTGCGTCCGGCAACTCCAGCCCGCGCGCGAACTGGAAATGATGGCCCGGCACCGCTTCGTGCAGCGACAGCGGGATCATTTCCCAGATCGGCCGCATGTCCGGTTTGTACAGGTTGACGTAGTAGAACCCCGCGCGACTGCCGTCGCTGGCGCCCTGCTGGTAATAAGCGGTGGTGGTGTCGGGTGCGATCGTGTCCGGAATCGGCCGCACGCCGTAGGGTTGGCGGGGAATGGTACGGAACACCTTCACCAGCTCGGGATCGATCCGCTTGGCGATCGCGCGATAGCGGGTCAGCAGCGCCTCCGGCGTTTTTTCGAAGAAACGCGGATCGGTGCGCAGGAAGGTGAAGAATTCGGCCAAGGTGCCCTGGAAACCGGCTTCGGCTTTGACCTTCTCCATCTCGGCGCGGATGCGCGCGACTTCCCCCAGGCCGATCGCATGGATTGCGTCGGCGCTCAGATCGGTCGTGGTGTAGTTGCCGGCGAGAAAATCGTAATAGGCCTTGCCGTCCGGCAGGTCCGCGACTGCGGTGCCGGCACGGGTCTTCGGCAGATAGGCGTCGTTGAAATAGGTCTGCAGTTTCCGGTATGCCGGAACGATCCGGGTCGCGATGATGTCGCGGGCCTCGGCCTGGAGTGCGGCGCGCTCGGACTCGGGCACGCCGCTCGCGAACTTCGCGAACGGCCGGTAGAACGGACTGGCGGCCGGATCGTCGACGATCTGCGCGGCGATCTGCGCCGGCACGCGCTGCATCAGCACGCGCGGCGGCACATTGCCGGTTTTCACGCCTTCGCTCATCAGCACCATGGTCTGGTCGATCACCTTGGGCAGCGCGCGCATCCGCGCCAGCCAGTCCCGATAGTCGCGGATTTCATTGAACGCCAGGCCTTCGACGATGCCATCCGCGTTCTGTACACCGCCCTGATGGCCGATGGGCTGGAGACATTCGCGGAACTTCTGCCGCTGCACGGTCTTTTCCTGCAGCCAGAGGAAAGTGTCGTAGTTCAGCTGATCGGCTGGGCTGAGGCGGCTGCGATCAAAGCGTTTCAGTCGCGCCAACGCCTCGCGATCGGCCGCCTCGCTGGCGGCGATCGCCTCGAGGCTGTTGTCGGACCAGCGGTCGTTGTAGCGGCGGTCGCCCTCGAACGAGGCCGACTCCGGGTTTTCGCGCAGTCCGCGCTCCCACTCTTCCGAGAAGAACGCATCGAGGCGCCGACCTTCGTCGGCCTGCCGGGCCCACGCATGCGGGACACCGATGCCGGTCGCAAGGGAAACCGCCACGAGCACCGCTGTACGGGACAGGCCACGGATCATGGGCAACTCCGACGCGGATGATGCCCGGAGTCTAGTCCGTGGCAGGCATCCACGGATATGGCGGAAGTCAGGCATGGCCTGCCCCGCCGGAGCGCGGTCAGGCCGCGCGGTCGGCGTCGGTGGTGAAGCTCTCGCCGCAGCCGCACTCGGCCTTGACGTTGGGGTTGCGGAACACGAACTGCTCGCTCAGGCCCTGCTTGAGGAAGTCGATCTCGGTGCCGTCGACCAGCGGCAGGCTGTCGGCATCGATGAAGATCCGGATGCCGCCCTGTTCGCTGACCGCGTCGCCGGGTTTGGCTTCGCGCGCGAGATCGACCACATAGCTCCAGCCGGAGCAACCGGTGCGTTTCACGCCGAAACGAAGACCGAGGGCGTCGGGTGCATCGACGAGATAGCCCTGGATGCGTTGCAGGGCGGCGGGAGCGAGTGAAATGGTCATGTGCGGGATTGTAGCCTCAGTTAAACTTGGTGGCTTACCCCATATCGGCGCGACGGCGCGGGAAATCAAGGCAATGGCGTTCAGCAGCGTAAAAGAAGCATTGGCCGGGACGGCCGGAGTCGGTCCCGGAGTAGGCGCCGAAGTCACCGTGAAGGGCTGGGTCCGCACCCGCCGCGACTCCACCGCGCTGAGCTTCGTGCAGGTCAGCGACGGCTCCTGCTTCGCGCCGATCCAGATCGTCGCCACCGACGCACTGTCGAATTACGAGACCGAAGTGAAGCGTCTTTCCGCCGGCTGCGCGGTCGTCGCCACCGGCACGCTGGTGGCCTCGCAGGGCAAGGGCCAGAGTTACGAGATCCAGGCGACCGAAGTCGAAGTGGTCGGCTGGGTCGAAGATCCGGAAACCTATCCGATCCAGCCCAAGCCGCACACTCTGGAATTCCTGCGCGAAGTCGCCCATCTGCGTCCGCGCACCAATCTGTTCGGCGCGGTCACCCGCATCCGCCACTGCCTGGCGCAGGCGATCCATCGCTACTTCCATGAGAACGGGTTTTACTGGGTCAACACCCCGATCATCTCCACCTCGGACGCCGAAGGCGCCGGGCAGATGTTCCGCATCTCCACGCTGGACATGATGAACCTGCCGAAGACCGCCGACGGCAACATCGATTTCTCGAAGGATTTCTTCGGCAAGGAGGCCTTCCTCACGGTCTCCGGCCAGCTCAACGTGGAGGGCTACTGCCTCGCGCTGAGCAAGGTCTACACCTTCGGGCCGACCTTCCGCGCCGAGAACAGCAACACGTCGCGCCATCTGGCCGAATTCTGGATGATCGAGCCCGAGATCGCCTTTGCCGACCTCGACGACGACGCCACGCTCGCCGAGAACTTCCTCAAGTATCTGTTCCGCGCGGTCCTGAACGAGCGCGCCGACGATATGGCCTTCATCGCCGAGCGCGTGCAGAAGGACGCGATCACCCGGATGGAGACGTTCGTGAACGCGCCGTTCGAGCGCATCCAGTACACCGACGCGGTGAAGCTGCTGCAGGATTCGAAGCAGAAGTTCGAGTTCCCGGTCGAATGGGGCCTGGATCTGCAGACCGAGCACGAGCGCTGGCTGACCGAGACCCACGTCGGCCGCCCGGTGGTGGTGATGAACTACCCGGAGCACATCAAGTCGTTCTACATGCGCCTCAACGACGACGGCAAGACCGTGGCCGCGATGGATGTGCTGGCGCCGGGCATCGGCGAGATCATCGGCGGCAGCCAGCGCGAAGAGCGTCTGGATGTGCTCGACGCACGCATCGCCCAATTCGGCCTCGATCCCTCGCATTACGGCTGGTATCGCGACTTCCGTCGCTACGGCACCGTCCCGCACGCGGGCTTCGGTCTGGGCTTCGAGCGTCTGGTGGTCTACGTCTGCGGCCTGAACAACATCCGCGACGCGATCCCGTTCCCGCGCGCGCCGGGACACGCGGAATTCTGATGATCCTTTTCTTCGCATTGGTTTTCGTGGCGCTGGCGATCGCCGGCGCGACCGCCTTCGTGATCTTCTGGCCGCTGGCGCTGGTGCATCTGCGCGATCGCCAGCCGGACATGCTCGCGGCGCTGTCTTCGCCGAGATTCATCCACCCGGTGACGCTGTGGTGGCTGCTGGACGGCGGCTATCGCAGCGCCAAGGACCGCAACCTCGACGGCCTCGCGACCCCGGCGAGACTGTCGCTGGCGACGATCCTGATCGGGCTGTTCACGGCCGGCATCCTCTGGCTCTGGTCGGTGGCATCGCCATGAACATCGCTGCCGATGCGCCGGACCACGACATCCGCGACATCCACGAAACCTGGTGGCTCGCGAGCCTCGGGCGCACCATCGTGTGGGCGCGGCTGCGGGTCCGCGAGGCCGGCACCGCCGAAGTCTTCGACAGCGACGGCAACACCCTCGCCTACGACAGCGAAGACACCGCGCGCGCCGCGCTGATGGATGCCGAATTCGTCTCGCTCGACGGATTGGATGAAGAAGACGCACTGGAGCGCGGCTTCACGATGGCCGAGATCGCGCCACCACAGGCCGAACACGACGACCAGTTGCGCGGACAGATGATCCGGACCCTCGGCGCGCGGGCCTGAGAGCCGGCAAGCCGACGGCATGTATCTGCCCCGCGCCTTCGTCGAAACCGACCTCGCTGCGCTCGATGCGCTGATCGGCGCACATCCATTCGTGACCTTGATCAACACCGATGCCGATGGCGCACCGTTCGCAAGCCATCTGCCGGTGCTGTACCGCCGCGACGGCGATGCGGTGCTGATCGAAGGCCACTGGGCGCGACCGAATCCGCAGGCGCGGCACACCGGCGACATCCTGATGATCGTCCACGGCCCCGATGCCTACGTCTCGCCGGGCGCGTATCCGGACAAGGAAGAAGCCGCACGCGTGCCGACCTGGAACTACGCGGTCGCGCATCTGCACGGCCGGCTCGATGTCTACGAAGATGAATCCGCGCTGGGCGACCTCGTCGACCGCCTCAGCCGTCGTTTCGAAGCCGGCGTCGGCCGCGACTGGCGCTTCGAGATGGGCCGCGACGATCACCGCGACCAACTGCGCGGCATCGTCGGTTTCCGCTTCGTACCATCCCGTATCGATCTGAAATTCAAGCTCAGCCAGAACCACCCGCCCGCCAACCGGCGCGCGGTGCGCGAAGACCTGGCTGCGCGCGACGATGACGGCGCCCGCGCCATCGCCCATCTCATGCGCGCCGGCGAGACCGGCCGCGACGACTGACGCCCATCAGGACACCACTCCATGGATCTGAACCTCAACGGCAAACACGCGCTGGTCTGCGGCGCTTCCGAAGGCATCGGCCGCGCCGCCGCGCACGAACTGGCACTGCTCGGCGCCGATGTCACCGTGCTGTCGCGCCGCCCAGATGCGCTGCAGGTGGTGGTCGATGCCCTGCCGCGCACCGGTACGCAGCGCCACGGTGCGGTGGTGGCGGACGTGTCCGATACAGTCGGCCTGCGCGCCGCGATCGATGCCTTGGTTACCGGTCATGCGATCCATATCCTGGTCAACAACACCTCAGGACCGGCCGGCGGACCGGCCCATGGCGCCAGCGAAGACGCCTTCCTCGATACCTTCCGCAAGCACCTGCTCGCCAACCACGCGCTGGTGCAGGCGGTGCTGCCGGGCATGCGCGCCGCGCACTGGGGGCGCATCGTCAACGTGATCTCGACGTCGGTGCGCGAGCCGATTCCCAATCTCGGCGTGTCCAATACCATCCGCGGCGCCGTCGCCAGCTGGGCCAAGACGCTGTCGCGCGAACTCGCCGCCGACGGCATCACCGTCAACAACGTGCTGCCCGGCTACACCGAAACCGCACGCCTGGACCAGATCCTGCGCGACCGCGCCCAGGCCAGCGGCCAGACCGAAGACGCCGTGGCCGCCGGGATGCGCCAGAGCGTACCCGCGGCGCGGTTCGCGCAACCTGCGGAAGTGGCGGCTGCGATCGCTTTTCTCTGCTCGCCGGCCGCCGCGTACATCAATGGCGTCAGCCTGGCCGTGGACGGCGGGCGGATGCAGTCGATCTGAACGGCTCGTCGCAGCATGTCGTCATGCCTCCCGTGGAAGCGGGATCGCCGACAGACTTGAGTTGCCCGGCCGGACGGCTATGCTGTCCGAAGCAGTCCTCACCCGGCAGTCCATCCCATGTCCCCTGAAGAACGCCGCCGCGCAGAGCGCCACGAATACGATT from Lysobacter sp. harbors:
- a CDS encoding SDR family oxidoreductase, which translates into the protein MDLNLNGKHALVCGASEGIGRAAAHELALLGADVTVLSRRPDALQVVVDALPRTGTQRHGAVVADVSDTVGLRAAIDALVTGHAIHILVNNTSGPAGGPAHGASEDAFLDTFRKHLLANHALVQAVLPGMRAAHWGRIVNVISTSVREPIPNLGVSNTIRGAVASWAKTLSRELAADGITVNNVLPGYTETARLDQILRDRAQASGQTEDAVAAGMRQSVPAARFAQPAEVAAAIAFLCSPAAAYINGVSLAVDGGRMQSI
- a CDS encoding FMN-binding negative transcriptional regulator translates to MYLPRAFVETDLAALDALIGAHPFVTLINTDADGAPFASHLPVLYRRDGDAVLIEGHWARPNPQARHTGDILMIVHGPDAYVSPGAYPDKEEAARVPTWNYAVAHLHGRLDVYEDESALGDLVDRLSRRFEAGVGRDWRFEMGRDDHRDQLRGIVGFRFVPSRIDLKFKLSQNHPPANRRAVREDLAARDDDGARAIAHLMRAGETGRDD